A genomic stretch from Patescibacteria group bacterium includes:
- the rpmB gene encoding 50S ribosomal protein L28, whose product MARRCEICGKGPKKAASRSHSKIKTLRKQYPNLQIKTVDGKRKKICTTCLKTINRKGAVKKKK is encoded by the coding sequence ATGGCACGAAGATGCGAAATTTGCGGCAAGGGCCCTAAAAAAGCCGCGAGCCGTTCCCACAGTAAAATCAAAACTTTGCGTAAACAATACCCCAATCTGCAAATCAAAACCGTTGACGGTAAAAGAAAAAAAATTTGCACCACTTGTCTCAAAACCATCAACCGTAAAGGTGCTGTGAAAAAAAAGAAATAA
- the tgt gene encoding tRNA guanosine(34) transglycosylase Tgt → MKFTLIKTSKKSKARRGEIITPHGKIQTPFFMPIATKAAIKTLEAKEIRELAPDVILSNTYHLYIQPGHKLIKHAGGLHQFMNWSGPILTDSGGYQVFSLSDFRKITEQGAIFRVDEDGGAKHLLTPEKAVEIQLDLGVDLLMVLDECPPYPCEKKYAEKSLELTTRWATRCKKYFDSKVKSKKLKGKNKETQGLFGIVQGSVYKDLRIKSAKQLEALDFDGYAIGGVAVGEPREKMKDILSWTVPILPLDKPRYLMGLGRPEEIVAAVKSGIDMFDCVIPTREGRHGRLFVWKNNNLSGKFYETINIENTKFKNDFRSINKNSKIPALREYSRAYLHHLFKTNEVLALRLATLNNLEFYLDLMKKIQEQIKTGKI, encoded by the coding sequence AAAATACAAACGCCATTTTTTATGCCGATTGCGACCAAGGCGGCAATTAAAACCTTGGAAGCCAAAGAGATCAGGGAATTGGCGCCAGATGTTATTTTGTCTAACACTTATCATCTGTATATTCAGCCGGGACATAAGTTGATTAAACACGCCGGTGGACTACATCAGTTTATGAATTGGTCGGGACCAATACTCACCGACAGTGGTGGCTATCAAGTTTTTTCATTATCCGATTTTCGTAAAATCACAGAACAAGGAGCGATTTTTCGCGTTGATGAAGATGGTGGCGCAAAACATTTGCTGACACCGGAAAAGGCAGTTGAGATTCAGCTCGATCTTGGCGTTGATTTATTAATGGTGCTTGATGAATGTCCACCTTATCCGTGCGAAAAAAAATATGCCGAGAAATCATTGGAGTTGACTACTCGGTGGGCAACGCGTTGTAAAAAATATTTTGATAGTAAAGTAAAAAGTAAAAAGTTAAAAGGAAAAAATAAAGAAACGCAGGGGTTGTTCGGGATAGTTCAGGGGTCGGTTTATAAAGATTTGCGAATTAAAAGCGCCAAGCAACTGGAGGCGCTTGATTTTGACGGTTATGCTATTGGCGGGGTGGCAGTGGGTGAACCGCGAGAAAAGATGAAAGATATTTTAAGCTGGACTGTTCCGATATTACCGCTAGACAAGCCTCGTTATCTTATGGGGTTAGGTCGACCGGAGGAAATAGTAGCGGCGGTCAAGTCCGGCATAGATATGTTTGACTGCGTGATACCAACTCGCGAAGGTCGGCATGGTCGGTTATTTGTTTGGAAAAATAACAATTTGTCCGGCAAGTTTTATGAAACAATAAATATTGAAAATACTAAGTTTAAAAATGACTTCAGGTCAATAAATAAAAACTCAAAAATCCCTGCGTTGCGCGAATATTCTAGGGCTTATTTGCACCATTTATTTAAAACTAATGAAGTTTTGGCTCTGCGTCTGGCTACGCTTAATAATCTGGAATTTTATCTTGATTTGATGAAAAAGATTCAAGAGCAGATAAAGACCGGTAAGATTTAA